The following nucleotide sequence is from Barnesiella viscericola DSM 18177.
CATTGAGAAAGCCCCCGTCGATGACGGCGATGGTCATGCCTTCGCCCCGGAATCCCGCCTGGTGCAGCCGTTCACCGTTGTGCAACGCAATCTGTTGGGCCGCTTCGCCGTAGAACGAAAGAGGCTCGGCCTCGACCCGTTTCTTGCGGGGTTTGACAATAATCAGGCCTGTCGGTTGCACGGGAGAGCCCAGTCGGTCGAAGCGGGAGACGAAGGGAAGCTGTGCGATGTCACTGAGCAGCGTGGTATCGGTGAGGGCGATGGTGGCCGTGTTGAGCCATTTCGAGATGGCCAGGATGCGGGCTCCCTGTTCCGACAGCTGTTGCAGCCGGAAGGGGGAGACGGGCAGGTCGGTCGAGTCGATGGCAATACCGTATTTCTGCCGGTGTTCCAGGGCTCGTGGCGACAGAAACTGCTCGGGCCTGTCGAGCGAACAGGCCGACTCGCCCTTGTCGGTGAACCAGATGCGGTAGTGTTGTTCCTGTGCCCGGACACCGAGGAGCATCGCAAGGAGCAGTAGTGCGATGTACAGGCGTTGTTTCATACCTTGTATTTTTTCAACAGTCGTTGGTCGGCGATGATACCGCCACCGATGACGGCGTTGTCGCGGTAGATGACGGCCGATTGTCCCGGAGTGACCGCCGAAGCCTCCTGCTCGAAGTCGACAAGCCATTCGCCCGGGGTATCACCCGGTTGCAAGGTGGCCGGTATGGCCGCGCTGCGGTAGCGGATTTGTACCTCGACGGGACCCGCTTCGGCCAAGATGCCCTCGTGTGCCTCGCGCACGTCGGTGATGACCATGCGGCGGGTGAGCAACTCCTCGCGGTCGCCCAGCCGGATCGTGTTCTTTATCGGGTTGATGCGGGTAACGAACATGGGTTTGCCCAAGGCAATCTCCAACCCTTTGCGCTGCCCGATGGTGTAGAAGGGGAATCCCTTGTGCTGCCCCAGTTTGCGGCCGGTGGAGTCGACAAAAAATCCGCCGCCTACCTGCCGGTCGAGGTCGGGCAGCTGTTCGCGCAGGAAGTCGCGGTAGTCACCCGGAATGAAACACACCTCCATGCTCTCCTTCTTCTCCACCTTCTCGTGGAACCCTTTGCCCTCGACATATTTTTTTATCTCCTCTTTGGTAATTCCGCCCAGCGGGAAGATGGTGCGCGAGAGTTCCTCCTGTCCCAGCCTCCACAAAAAGTACGACTGATCCTTCTTCTTGTCGGCACCCCGGGCCAGCACCCGGTAGCCGTCGCAGTCGAGAATGCGGGCATAGTGGCCGGTAGCCACCCACGAGCAGCCCAGCCGGTCGGCCTCCTGCAAGAGGTAGTGCCACTTGAATTGCCGGTTGCACATGACGCAGGGATTGGGCGTGTTGCCTTTGAGGTATTCGTCGATAAACGCTTTTATAATCGTGTTCCTGAACTCTTCGCGTACATCGAGAATGTGGTGTTCGATACCAATCTTCTCGGCCAGTTCGCGGGCTTCGATTGCAAACTGGGGAATCGTCTGCCCTTCGCGAGGGAAATGGCGCGGCAGGTCCCACATGCGCATGGTGAGCCCCACGACCTCGTAGCCCTGTTCCTGTAAAATCATGCAGGTAGCAGAGCTGTCGATGCCGCCGCTCATGCCTACCAATACTCGTTTGTTGGATTCTTTTTGTTTCATATTGCTACAAAAGTAAGGAACTTTTGCGAGGCAAACGGTAATAAACTTCTAAAAAACATATAAACCGGAAATGTTAAAAAGAGAAGTGTATTTGTTCCTCTTGATAGAAAAAGATTATCTTTGAAAAAATATTGGGAACATAAGCGTTTAGATATTACCTCTATTCGGAATCAGCAAAATTCTTTTTAGGTGGGGTAATCGACAGCTAAACGCCTGCGCTTGTACATACAAGCGTGGGCTGGTTGTTTGTCCACCTAAGGTTTTTGCTGGACCTCGAATAGGATAAACCATCAGGCTCACGCTTCTTTGATTATTTTTAGGCTCCAAGAGCTGTGTAAGTGGGACTGAAAAAAAGAGGGGATTCTCGGTTTATTTCTGCGAAAACCATAAACGAATGGGGGGTATGTGAACTACTTATTGGGTCATAGTTCATGTGTCTACCTGTGCAATTGTTTGGTTAGAAATTTCGCAGGGCGGGGAGGGAAAGTTGTTCAGCCTGCTTTTCCTCCCTTTTTATGGATAGGAGGTTGAGAAGGAAGCATATCTTCTTGAATTATAAAAGAGTTCCTTAAAATTTGTTCTCCTTGTTAGAGGGGAAACTTTTTGGTATTTTGGGGTGAGATGAAGCATTGGGGAGATGTTTCGTCCCGGTCGAAGAACCCCGGGTTGCAGGGAGGGTCAGGCTTTTTCGAGCAATACCACGGCATAGGCCGAGATACCCTCTTCCCGACCGGTAAATCCCAGCCGTTCGGTAGTTGTGGCTTTAATCGAGATGTCGTCGGGGTCGATACCCATGCAGTCGGCCAGAGTCTGTTGCATGGCCGGTATGTGAGGGTTGAGTTTGGGACGTTCGGCGCAGACGGTTATATCGGCGTTGCCTAAGGTATAGCCTTTACCTTGTATGAGTTCTACGGTCTTGCGCAGCAGAATCTTGCTGTCGATGCCGGCATATTCGCCAGCGGTATCGGGGAAGTGATACCCGATGTCGCGCAGGTTGGCGGCTCCCAGCAGGGCGTCGCACAAGGCGTGAATAAGCACGTCGGCATCAGAGTGGCCCAGCAGTCCCATCGTGTGGTCGATGCGTATGCCGCCCAGCCACAATTCCCGGCCTTCGACCAGTCGGTGCACGTCAAATCCAAATCCTACACGTGTTTTCATCGGCGGTGTCCTATCAGTTCTTTCAGTCCGTCCATGTCGAACGAGAGGGTGAAACGCAACGTCTGGTCAAGCGGGCTGGTTTGAGCCGTTGCTACCATGTAGGCGGCGTCGATTTTCAGCACGTTGAGGGAGAATCCGGCACCGAAGGAGAAATACTTGCGGTTACCCTTGTATTTGTTTTCGTTGAAATATCCGGCGCGCAGGAAGAACTGCTGGTTGTAGGAGTATTCGGCACCTATCGAAAAGTTGATTTCGCGCAACTCCTCCTTGAATCCGCCCGGGGCGTCGCTGAACGACTGGAAGATACCCGTGATGGGGGAGGTGTTCTGCCATTTCTCCTTGGCCTCTTCATACTCGGCATCGGTTTCGTAGTTGGCTACCTGCGGAGTCGAGGGTACCAGCAGTTTGTTGAAATCGAGGTTGAGCGACAGCGTGTTGTAGTCGGCCAGCGGGAAGAGGAACGAGGTTCCGATTTTCAGGTTGGTGGGCAGGAAGGCACTCTCGTTACCCCCGTCGTAGGAGACTTTGGTACCGATGTTGGAGATGTTGAAACCCAACGACCATTGGCATTCGCTGCGACCGATGATGGGGTAGGTGGTGTAGTAGCCCGAGATGTCGGCGGCAAAGGCCGAAGCACCCGAGGCATCGGATACACTCGACTCGTCGTAGTGGAAACCGAGGTCGGAGTAGATGTAGCGGAATACGACACCCATCGAGAATTTCTCGGAGAGCTTGCGCGAGTAACCTACATCGAAGGCCATCTCGTAGGGGGTGATGCTGTTCTGGGCATTACCATTATTGTCGGTGAGGACGATTTCGCCCAGCGAGAAGTAGCGCAGCGAGGCGCTGAGGGCCTGCAAGTCGCTGCTGCCCAATTTCCAGTAACCGGCCAGGTAGGCCAGGTAGATGTCGTTGACCAGTTTGCGCAACCACGGAGTGTACGACAGCGAGACCCCGGCCTGGCTGTAAGCAAAGGCATATTTCGAGGGGTTCCAGAACTGCGAGTTGACGTCGGGGTCGGTGGCCGCACCCAGGTCGCCCAGCGAGGCACCGCGCGAATCGGGGGTAATGCTCAGCGAGGTGACACCGGTGTTGATGGGGTTGAACTCGTTTTTGGACGCGTTGTCGGCATGGACACCCAGCGGCAGGCACATCGACACAAGTGTGAGGACTATACTGTAAAAATAGGTTCTTTTCATCGTGTGTGGTGTTACGAATTACATGTATATAATTAACAGAGATTCCCCCCGATTATTGCGTAATGACTACGATTTTTTTGGTGGGAGTGGCTGTTGAGCCGGTCTCTGTTTCGAGGTATGCCCGGCAGTCATACTGTCCGGCCGGTACCCGCAGTCCGTTGTTGTCGAGCAGGTCCCAGACGAGGGGGAAGGGGTTGCCCGAGGTCTCGCGGTACCACACCTCTTCGCCTCGCATGTCGGTGACGGAGATACGGGCCCGCTTCACCTCGCCAAGGGCGTTGCCTTCAAGGTCTTGACAGGTGAGGGTAGCCTGTTCGGTCACGGGCTCTTCGTCAATCAGGAGGCGATAGTCCGATTCATCGGGGGCAATCTCGAATGCCGTGGTCACCTCCGACGAGTTTCCCAACGTATCGAATACCTTGAATGTGAGGGTGTAAAGCCCTTCCCGTAGTGCGGGTATCGGATAGACGAGTTCGCCGCCCGGGGTGTTGCCGTCGAGAGTGGGCCGATAGTAGCGGGAGGGATTATCCTCGATAGTGGCGCCGTTGAGTAACAGAATCATCTGTCGGCCCAGCGTGTTGCCACTCCATATGCCCGAGGGGTCGGAAAAGCGGCAGATGAAGGAGGCCGGCGTTTCTATCCGGGCTCCGTCGGTAAAGTGGTCGCTGTCAATCCCGGCAAAAGTAATCTCGGGACCCTGAGTGTCGGTCGATTCGGTTGCCGGAGTGGTGCCGATTATCAGTTGCTCGGTGTAGCCGTTGGCTTCCCGACCCGACGGTTCGCAGGCATAGAGGTTGAGCAGAGCCGATTTACCCGAGTGGGAGTTGTCGGGCGGCAGGACAACCGTGAGGCTGAACTGTCCGTTCTGCACGGTGCCGATACCCGTAGTGAGCAGGTCGGGGCGGTAGT
It contains:
- the ispF gene encoding 2-C-methyl-D-erythritol 2,4-cyclodiphosphate synthase encodes the protein MKTRVGFGFDVHRLVEGRELWLGGIRIDHTMGLLGHSDADVLIHALCDALLGAANLRDIGYHFPDTAGEYAGIDSKILLRKTVELIQGKGYTLGNADITVCAERPKLNPHIPAMQQTLADCMGIDPDDISIKATTTERLGFTGREEGISAYAVVLLEKA
- the porV gene encoding type IX secretion system outer membrane channel protein PorV codes for the protein MCLPLGVHADNASKNEFNPINTGVTSLSITPDSRGASLGDLGAATDPDVNSQFWNPSKYAFAYSQAGVSLSYTPWLRKLVNDIYLAYLAGYWKLGSSDLQALSASLRYFSLGEIVLTDNNGNAQNSITPYEMAFDVGYSRKLSEKFSMGVVFRYIYSDLGFHYDESSVSDASGASAFAADISGYYTTYPIIGRSECQWSLGFNISNIGTKVSYDGGNESAFLPTNLKIGTSFLFPLADYNTLSLNLDFNKLLVPSTPQVANYETDAEYEEAKEKWQNTSPITGIFQSFSDAPGGFKEELREINFSIGAEYSYNQQFFLRAGYFNENKYKGNRKYFSFGAGFSLNVLKIDAAYMVATAQTSPLDQTLRFTLSFDMDGLKELIGHRR
- the mnmA gene encoding tRNA 2-thiouridine(34) synthase MnmA; the encoded protein is MKQKESNKRVLVGMSGGIDSSATCMILQEQGYEVVGLTMRMWDLPRHFPREGQTIPQFAIEARELAEKIGIEHHILDVREEFRNTIIKAFIDEYLKGNTPNPCVMCNRQFKWHYLLQEADRLGCSWVATGHYARILDCDGYRVLARGADKKKDQSYFLWRLGQEELSRTIFPLGGITKEEIKKYVEGKGFHEKVEKKESMEVCFIPGDYRDFLREQLPDLDRQVGGGFFVDSTGRKLGQHKGFPFYTIGQRKGLEIALGKPMFVTRINPIKNTIRLGDREELLTRRMVITDVREAHEGILAEAGPVEVQIRYRSAAIPATLQPGDTPGEWLVDFEQEASAVTPGQSAVIYRDNAVIGGGIIADQRLLKKYKV